DNA sequence from the Lycium barbarum isolate Lr01 chromosome 5, ASM1917538v2, whole genome shotgun sequence genome:
AATGGTCAGACTTATTTGACAAACAACTCAAGCAGCCCATCATGGTATAATAGCAAAAGATCAAAGATATAGTTGAGTAAAGTTTAAAAAGACCAGAACTTTAGGTCTAGTCACAAAGAAACTATAATCACATAGCTGACTCATTTGCTAATGTCAAAAGTCCATAATATTTTATAAAGTTTACTGTGAGTTTCATGTTTTACCTCAAAGAACACAAAAGACAAGTGCTTGCTTTATGAGGTAAAAGATAAGAGCAGAGGAAAGACAAAACAGAAGTACAAAAAACATTTAACAGTTGGGAGTTTTACATTATACTAATTTTTTTAACCTCATACAAGAAGCCAAAAGACAGTTGGATTCAGTGCATATATCTGACATAAAAGCCTGATCTTGGTGGATGAGACCGGCAAAAAATTTAAAGGTTCTTATATCTAAAATAGTACTGTGACAGGGCCTCTTCTATCTACTCAAGAACATTGGGGGTTACACATCCCTATTTCTGGTGTGGGGCACCCTCCTTGTATTGCCATTTCAGAAACTATTTCTCTATTTATGAGATAAGACACTGTGAGTAAAAAGGACGGTATTTCAGGTGTGACAGATAAAGTATAACAAGTGAAGGAAAGAAGAGTTTCTTACTGAATCATGATATAAACATGCATGGAGGATAAGAGTAAAGGTTagtcttttttcttctttctttaagTGACTTTCAGTTTCCAGTGTGGGTAATGGAGTATCCTAAACACCCTGGAGGAACAGAAGAATGCAGCAGTAATGAGTCTGGTTGGACGATGTATATCGGTTCACCTTATCGTGACTATGACAACGACaacgacgacgatgatgatgaagaagaagaagaaggaattcCAAAGAAGGGATACAAGAATGTTGATGATCATATTGAAGATGGTGGGAGCGATGATTCTATGACTTCAGATGCTTCATCTGTTCCAAGTCATCAAGGAGTATGCACAAACATAGAGCAAAGTTATGGGAAGCATGCAGAAAAAGACACTAGGAAGATCTCAAGCAAGGAACAACAAAGACAGGTGAAGAAGAAATTGTCCGAAAAGAATATAAAAGCAGCAAAAGAAGATTCCCATAAAGCAAAGAGTGGCAAAGGTTATGGTTATTGCAGATCAACAACAGGGGGAAAGCATTAAGGGCCAAACTGAAACACCACAATCCACTGTAAATCCTTCTGCTTTGATTCTTCTGATATCAGATTTAGGTTAAAATCTTGAAGAGAGTATTTCACTTTTTTTCACTTTGATTATAATGGTGAAGAAGAGATCCTGTAAAAGATTGGCCAACCTACTCAGCTCATGAACAACAAATGTAATGCATCATATATCGTATAATGTCAAGATTTAAGAGTCTCATCCATGAGGTAAATTTGCATATTTTCTAATGTCAAGTTTTCATCTCTTTCTTCTTGACCGATATATCTCAATCAGGCCACCCTGTGATGACTATCGGAATTCCAATAAAAGAAGCAGGAAATTGTGGAAGGTTCTTATAGTCTTTCACTTTTTTGTTCATATAAGAGTTAGTTTTTTGAGTTTCTTGTTTTTAGATATTCTAAGCTGGTTGTCTAGTAACTTACCTTATAAGAAGAAGTGTTACATAAATGTAGCAAGAAAAGTAAATTATTATTTATGTCtaaaagaatcaaagaaagggAAGGGATGAGGTACCTAACTGGTCTGTTCTTTGAAAACACCAGCAAAAAATAGCGGATAAAATCTAAGCCTAATCAAAATGAGCTAATAATAAAGAACTTTGACTACTTCTAGTTAGAGACACTGGCATATTAAGTCCAAAGTAGTTCAAAAGGGACGCAGCCTCAAAAGCTTAATGTCCTTTAAGAATGTTAATCTGCTTCCTAAAGGAAATTATACCATGACTGGCAAGGAAAGCCCAGAAAGTTTGCATAATAATAAAGCTATGCAAAAAAGAAGGCACCTTAACACCCCTCCCCCTACAAGCCCCAAAACAAACAAAAGTTAACTGATTTTTTTTCCCCATCATTCAGCCTATTTTGGggcactttttttgtttttgtttttttagaGCCGAAAAATCACCGAGAGTCAGTAGCACACAGTTCAAATTGGTGGATATGGGTCCTTCACCTAAACACCAGACTTTTGTCTGCAACAGAGTTTGAACCCGTGACATGCGCTTAACCTATCCATTTGGGTACTTTGTTTTTACAAGGATGGTATTCAAGCCAGCTTGCAAGCACCTCAACTATTCCTACAGGTATTGCTGCCTCCCACCAACACAAGCGTAACTCTACCTACCAAAGGTTTAGGCCGATGAAAAGAATTCACCTAGCTTTATTGTTTTTACAAAGTTTCATCAACTTGATTGACCGTTAAATCACACCCTTGGGTGCACATTCATAATTTAATTGCATTCTCTACATCTGCTAAGCACACATGAATTGCAAAACAAATCATGTTTCAAATTCGAAAACACAACAGTACGTAAACAATTGGAAAGTTCTCAACATGCTGTATTTAATTGAAGCAGGATTCTCTGCAGTGTCATAACCATTAACTAGGACATGGCCTTTATTCACTTGCAAAACCTCATAATCAGGATTCTCACAACAGAGTGAAAATGACATCTCGTTTTGTCACTTTTAGTGAGACTATAAACTAGACGTAGCAAGACAATATAGCTAAAATTTTGATGGACCAACCGGCCATGTGCGAAAAGGCTTGCAGAATTGACAATCCAAAGATCTGTCACAAGCTTGCTAACATTTTGAGTTCAGGTTAACAGATATCCTAAGATGATGTTAAAGCCACGTCTCATGTTGCAATAATTTGAAGGTGTAAAAATAAGTTGTCTATAACAATAGCTAGCAAATTAACTCATGCAGAGCCAAATTTTTAGTGACTCAATTAGATATAAAAAACTAACAAACAAAAGATTTTCTAAAAGTAGGATCCCTGTAGGATAAGCTAGGCATGGACAAGAAGTCTCAGTAAGGCCAACTGCTTTACTGAAAATTTGCTCATGAGAAATTAAAGGCAGATATTTCCACATGTGCTACCAAGTTTTACATGTGGGAGAAAAGAGAGATTGTAGTGCCACAACACATTCCTCATTTTTCTCCAAGTAAAATCAAAGGGAAAGAGGACCTGATGAGCAAGAATATACATACGGgaggaaattatttttttgatggTCATAAAGTAGTTGATGGACAAAGTTTGCGAGTGTTTGTGTCCCAGATGGAACTTGATGATAAAGGTTAAGGGAACTCTAGTTCCTAGAATGGGTTTAAACCTCAGAAAACGCACTGATAATTAGAGGCGGATACAGCTCTTGAAGGTCATGGTTCCCACAACAACTTcaagttaatatacaataataactGGGTTCACGGTCAAATATTAATAGATACTAAGTGGATTTtttaatacatatacatgatCTGGGAAAACTCGTATATTATATGTTAGCTACACCTCTGCTGATAATAGGGTCTCACCCTAACTTGCTCCTTAGCAAGCAACTCAACTTGGGCTCAACAGACAAATGGaaagcgttttttttttttttttttttttttgggaataaggGAAGAGATAATAATTGATCAGTCCAAAAGTTCATAGCAGATATCTATCATCCCTAAATTAATGAGGAGACTTGCCCTGTTCGTGTACTCTGATATTAAACAGGAAAAAATTCCAGGGCTCTTCTTGTATCCAGCAAATGTGAAATATTAGCACTCAGCATCCTTATAATTGGCACTGATACACGTAGAAGCAGAATGGATGTTTGATATTTACAGTAAATGTCCTCTTACTATTACTAATCAATCAATTAACTACGCCTTCAATCACAAATTACTTGGGGCTGGATGTGAATCCTCTGTCA
Encoded proteins:
- the LOC132642827 gene encoding protein SOB FIVE-LIKE 1, with translation MEDKSKEECSSNESGWTMYIGSPYRDYDNDNDDDDDEEEEEGIPKKGYKNVDDHIEDGGSDDSMTSDASSVPSHQGVCTNIEQSYGKHAEKDTRKISSKEQQRQVKKKLSEKNIKAAKEDSHKAKSGKGYGYCRSTTGGKH